In the genome of Segnochrobactrum spirostomi, the window CGTCGGCCAGCAGCTTTCGACGGCGAGCGCCGCGGCGATCTGGCGCCGGCTCGAGGCGGCCGGCGGCGACCGGGCCGAGGGTTATGCCGCGCTCGACGAGCCGACGCTCAGGGCCTGCGGTCTCTCGACCGCCAAGATCGCGACGCTCGGGCCGATCGCGGCGGCCGAGCAGGCGGGGGACCTCGACCTCGCCGGGCTCGCGACGGTTCCCGATGCGGAGGCGCGGGCGACCCTCGCCCGTTTTCGCGGCATCGGGCCATGGACGGCCGACGTCTTCCTCCTGTTCTGCGTCGGCCACGCCGACGTCTTCCCCGTCGGCGACCTCGCGCTGCGCATCGCGGTCGGCGACGCCCTCGACGCGCCGCTGCGGGACGATCCCCGGGCGGTGGCGGCGATCGCGGCGCGCTGGTCGCCCTGGCGGAGCATCGCGGCCCGCCTGTTCTGGGCTTTCTACCGGGCGCGCCGCCCCGGCCGCGACGGCCTGCCGATCGACGCCGCGGCGGCCACCCCACGCTGATTCGCGGCCGCCGCCACGCCGAAATCGGCACGCGCCGGGCCGCGGTTCCGCCGGCTCACGAAATAGCTTTGCCTCGCCAAGGTTTTACCGGAGCGGCCATATTGCCGCGTCCGTGCAGGGACCGTCTTCACACGGCTGACACCTTGGCTTTACACTATGGCCGCGCTCATCCGATGGACCGTCGAGTCCGGTATGAGGAGCAGGGCTTTGACGATAGCCGTCTCACCTGATGCGCACCCGGCGCTGGTGTTGAACGCGGACTTTCGGCCGCTGAGTTATTATCCCTTGTCGCTTTGGTCCTGGCAGGACGCGATCAAGGCGGTCTTCCTTGACCGTGTGAACATCGTCTCCGAATACGACGTGATGGTCCGCAGCCCGACCTTCAACATGCGGCTGCCGAGCGTCGTGTCGCTCAAGACCTACATCAAGCCGGCCCGCAATCCGGCCTTCACCCGGTTCAACGTGTTCCTGCGCGACCGCTTCGAATGCCAATATTGCGGCGCGCACGACGACCTCACCTTCGACCATCTGATCCCGCGTGCCCGCGGCGGCCAGACGGTCTGGGAAAACGTGCTCGCCGCCTGCTCGCCGTGCAATCTGCGCAAGGGCAGCAAGAGCTGCGAGGAGATCGGCGTGTGGCCGCGCCAGATGCCCTATCGGCCGAGCGTCCACGATCTCCACAACAACGGCCGGCTGTTTCCGCCGAATTATCTCCACGACAGTTGGCTCGACTTCCTCTACTGGGACGCCGAACTGGAGCCGTAAGGCGCGGGCCCTTCGGGCGTTTCCATCGCGTCGATGCCCTGCCCCCGCGCCGTCCGCCCGGATCGTGCCATTTTCCGCCGCTTGCAAACGGAAGCGTTGGGGCTAATGTCCGCCCGCCATGAAGGAAGCGGCCCGACCGCTCACTCGGGGAAAGCCCGGGGCGAGCCGGTGGCCGGAGGTGTGCCCCGACCGTGACGATGCCGCCCGTGCCGGGGCCCGACCGCTCCCCCAACCCGACGTCCCCCGCCTCCTCTGCGCCGGCCATGACGCTGGTGCTGCCGACCTACAACGAGCGCGGCAACCTCGCCGAGGCGATCGCCCGGGCGGCCAAGGTGCTCGACGGCATCGATTGGGAGATCATCGTCGTCGACGACGACAGCCCGGACGGCACCGCCGACCTCGCCAAGGAGATCGGCGCCAAGGACCACCGGGTGCGCTGCATCCGCCGGGTCGGCCGCCGCGGCCTCGCCGGCGCCTGCATCGAGGGCATGCTGGCGAGCGCCAATCCGATTGTCGCGGTGATGGACGCCGATCTCCAGCACGACGAGGCGCTCCTGCCGAAGATGTACGCCGCAGTCGCCGGGGGGACGGCGGATCTCGCCATCGGCAGCCGCTTCGCCGAGGGCGCGGAAATCCAGGGCCTCTCCTCCAACCGCAAGGTGGCGAGCGGCATCGCCAACACAATGGTGCGCGCGCTTCTCGGCGTGTCGCTGAAGGACCCGATGAGCGGCTTCTTCATGGTGCGGCGGGAGATCGTCGAGGAAGCCGCCCCAAAATTATCCAATCAGGGCTTCAAGATCCTGATCGACCTCATCGCTTCCTCCCCCCGCAAGCTCAAGGTCGTCGAGATGCCTTTCGTCTTCCGCGAGCGGATGTCGGGCGAGAGCAAGCTCGATGCCCTCGTGACCCTCGAGTTCGCAGGCCTTCTCGTGTCGAAGATGCTCGGCGGCATCGTCTCGATCCGCTTCCTCCTGTTCGGCCTCGTCGGCCTCAGCGGCGTCGTGGTGCACCTCACCACGCTGCGGCTCGGCATCACCCTGGGCCGACTGCCCTTCGACACCGCTCAGACGGTGGCGACCTTCGTCGCCATGACCTGGAACTTCTTTCTCAACAACGGGCTGACCTACCGCGACCGGCGGCTCAAGGGCTGGCGGCTCTGGCGCGGGCTCGCGAGCTTCTATCTCGTCTGCGGGGTGGGCGTGGTCGCCAATGTCGGCGTCGCCGGCTGGCTCAATTCCATGGACCAGGTCTGGTGGCTCGCCGGCACCGCGGGCGCCCTGGTCGGATCGGTCTGGAACTATGCCGCGAGCGCGGCGCTGACCTGGCGGTCGCGCTGATGGCGGCGGCGATGGGCCGGCTCCGCCGGATCGCCCGCGAGATCGGCGCCCGCGCAGCGACGCCCGCCGGCGCGCTGATCTTTGTGGCGCTCCTCACGGCGATACGCCTCGCCTTCGCGGCGA includes:
- a CDS encoding DNA-3-methyladenine glycosylase family protein translates to MPAPLPIIDTDADVARGLAELLILDPRLVPIADAAGPLPLRRLAPGFAGLARIVVGQQLSTASAAAIWRRLEAAGGDRAEGYAALDEPTLRACGLSTAKIATLGPIAAAEQAGDLDLAGLATVPDAEARATLARFRGIGPWTADVFLLFCVGHADVFPVGDLALRIAVGDALDAPLRDDPRAVAAIAARWSPWRSIAARLFWAFYRARRPGRDGLPIDAAAATPR
- a CDS encoding HNH endonuclease, which produces MTIAVSPDAHPALVLNADFRPLSYYPLSLWSWQDAIKAVFLDRVNIVSEYDVMVRSPTFNMRLPSVVSLKTYIKPARNPAFTRFNVFLRDRFECQYCGAHDDLTFDHLIPRARGGQTVWENVLAACSPCNLRKGSKSCEEIGVWPRQMPYRPSVHDLHNNGRLFPPNYLHDSWLDFLYWDAELEP
- a CDS encoding glycosyltransferase — encoded protein: MPPVPGPDRSPNPTSPASSAPAMTLVLPTYNERGNLAEAIARAAKVLDGIDWEIIVVDDDSPDGTADLAKEIGAKDHRVRCIRRVGRRGLAGACIEGMLASANPIVAVMDADLQHDEALLPKMYAAVAGGTADLAIGSRFAEGAEIQGLSSNRKVASGIANTMVRALLGVSLKDPMSGFFMVRREIVEEAAPKLSNQGFKILIDLIASSPRKLKVVEMPFVFRERMSGESKLDALVTLEFAGLLVSKMLGGIVSIRFLLFGLVGLSGVVVHLTTLRLGITLGRLPFDTAQTVATFVAMTWNFFLNNGLTYRDRRLKGWRLWRGLASFYLVCGVGVVANVGVAGWLNSMDQVWWLAGTAGALVGSVWNYAASAALTWRSR